The Halorhabdus sp. BNX81 genome includes a region encoding these proteins:
- a CDS encoding MoxR family ATPase, which produces MDIDAAATQCREVIDLLNEAVVADRTFFEDLLVGLLAGGHVLIEDVPGTGKTLTARSTATVLGLSFSRVQLTPDLLPADVMGSQVFNQRDREFEFRQGPLFANVVLADELNRAPPKTQSALLEAMEEGQVTIEGDTHPLPAPFFVIATQNPIEESGTFELPEAQKDRFLIKTQLGYPDRGGERTILDRRLARDAATPSVEKLLESGTVQSLRDVPETVSVEGDLREFMLDVTRETRSHHHIRTGVSPRGTQRLLEASRAYAVIEGRDYVVPDDVTRMAEPVLAHRLVLTPEATVQEIEKRELVREIVEDTPVPTVQADASA; this is translated from the coding sequence ATGGATATCGACGCGGCGGCAACGCAGTGTCGGGAGGTAATCGACCTGTTGAACGAGGCGGTCGTCGCCGACCGGACGTTCTTCGAGGACCTCCTCGTCGGGTTGCTGGCCGGGGGACACGTGCTGATCGAGGACGTACCGGGGACGGGCAAGACGCTGACAGCGCGCTCGACGGCGACGGTGCTGGGGCTGTCGTTCTCGCGCGTCCAGCTCACGCCGGACCTCCTGCCGGCGGACGTCATGGGCAGTCAGGTGTTCAACCAGCGCGACCGGGAGTTCGAGTTCCGCCAGGGGCCACTCTTTGCGAACGTCGTGCTGGCGGACGAACTCAACCGCGCCCCGCCGAAGACCCAGTCGGCGCTGCTGGAAGCCATGGAGGAGGGCCAGGTCACCATCGAGGGCGACACCCACCCGCTGCCCGCCCCCTTCTTCGTGATCGCGACCCAGAACCCGATCGAGGAGAGCGGGACGTTCGAACTGCCCGAGGCCCAGAAGGACCGCTTCCTGATCAAGACCCAGCTCGGCTATCCCGATCGCGGCGGCGAGCGCACGATCCTGGATCGCCGACTTGCCCGCGACGCGGCGACGCCGTCGGTCGAGAAATTACTCGAATCCGGGACAGTCCAATCCCTCCGAGACGTCCCCGAGACGGTCAGCGTCGAGGGAGACCTCCGGGAGTTCATGCTCGACGTCACGCGGGAGACGCGCTCGCACCACCACATTCGAACCGGGGTCTCCCCACGGGGGACCCAGCGCCTGCTGGAGGCCAGCCGGGCCTACGCCGTGATCGAGGGGCGGGACTACGTCGTTCCGGACGACGTCACCCGGATGGCAGAGCCGGTCCTGGCACACCGGCTGGTGCTCACGCCCGAGGCCACCGTCCAGGAGATCGAAAAGCGCGAGCTCGTCCGGGAGATCGTCGAGGACACGCCGGTCCCGACAGTCCAGGCGGACGCGAGTGCGTAA
- a CDS encoding DUF4129 domain-containing protein, producing MAENRTQGAIALLAILAVILAAVAVGPLFTAEQGGDRVGLEQPPLDGGDTQPEAVETLLRPILTAMVLIGLLATLVQFASEPWESFKLLVGIAAGTAAFAAGFWLLVMLLNNLSTGGPPTPDRSLTPQTPSTPQGTTGFGEGSGTPLALPAGGATTIIIVGGVVAVLAFLAWRSDALRSVLSAEAGSETGAVDAELSSLATVAGDTADRIEAAETPRAADNAIYRAWGTMVTLLGVGDPQESTPRQFETAAIEAGMDPDDVGVLTETFEEVRYGDAPLTDERRERAVAALERIEATHGPEQAAAEGGEGS from the coding sequence ATGGCTGAGAACCGCACCCAGGGAGCGATCGCCCTGCTGGCTATCCTCGCCGTGATCCTCGCCGCCGTGGCGGTCGGACCGCTGTTCACCGCCGAGCAGGGCGGCGACCGGGTGGGGCTCGAACAGCCCCCGCTGGACGGCGGGGATACCCAACCCGAGGCGGTCGAAACGCTGTTGCGCCCGATCCTGACCGCGATGGTCCTGATCGGACTGCTGGCGACGCTCGTGCAGTTCGCCAGCGAGCCCTGGGAAAGCTTCAAGCTGCTCGTCGGCATTGCGGCCGGGACAGCGGCGTTCGCCGCCGGATTCTGGCTGCTTGTCATGTTGCTCAACAATCTATCGACCGGCGGGCCGCCGACGCCGGACAGGTCGCTAACGCCGCAAACACCCTCGACCCCCCAGGGAACGACGGGGTTCGGGGAGGGGTCCGGGACGCCGCTGGCCCTTCCGGCCGGGGGGGCAACGACGATCATCATCGTCGGGGGTGTCGTGGCCGTCCTCGCCTTCCTCGCCTGGCGGTCCGACGCGCTCAGGTCGGTCCTGTCCGCCGAGGCGGGTAGCGAGACGGGCGCTGTCGACGCCGAACTGTCCAGCCTCGCGACGGTCGCCGGCGACACCGCTGATCGCATCGAGGCCGCCGAAACGCCGCGGGCGGCCGACAACGCGATCTATCGGGCCTGGGGGACGATGGTCACGCTGCTGGGTGTCGGCGATCCCCAGGAGTCGACCCCGAGACAGTTCGAAACGGCGGCGATCGAGGCGGGGATGGATCCCGACGACGTCGGCGTCCTCACCGAGACGTTCGAGGAGGTTCGGTACGGTGACGCGCCGTTGACCGACGAGCGCCGAGAGCGTGCCGTCGCCGCGCTCGAACGTATCGAGGCCACGCACGGTCCCGAGCAGGCGGCGGCTGAAGGAGGTGAGGGTTCGTGA
- a CDS encoding DUF58 domain-containing protein, which produces MNDGLRRFAVVIGLTSLAGGGVAIMTTTAGGVSGLTGVLYAGGGVLAGVMALLVYRDWRTASDVEPPAVERTPTPPTPGNAFDRRLAQFDGSGTGYLPDRANIHDRLRELAARILARQRGTTPEAAMAAIDAGDWPRDGPTSAFLRNADAEIAEGLSGRVRGVLREDPSDFQRLVRRTVATLEGESELIEGKGKGRLALEEDRDTEERHSTADLAVGTVGGRQLYDVVTAARFRPLVPLGVALVGLGLFVQDSGVVLAGAVPIGVLAFARFVTPPDATLTVERTLDPRHPDPGDEVTVTTTVRNDGDRTLPDLRVVDGVPEGLSVTEGSPRRGTALRPGEATTVEYTVTARRGTHEFDPVYAIVRDYAGRSARTHLVEAVEDADTSLSCIPALQATPVNVPLFEHASESLGRIPAEGGEGVAFYATREYRSGDPTNRIDWKRLARSPSEELTTIEFREEQAASVAIAIETAGSSYTAPKPNEPTALERSIAAARRVCGSLLGTGDRVGIAALGPTPVWIPPGTGYDHREHVERALATADAFPATTPDSDTFSPRWVREFHRRFPEETQVVLVSALTDPTYRFVIHRLRAYGHPVTVLSPDVTTGDTVGERLVRLERRHRIEALREAGVRVIDWADGEELGVALTRAGSRWSA; this is translated from the coding sequence GTGAACGATGGACTGCGCAGGTTCGCGGTCGTGATCGGGCTCACGTCGCTGGCCGGCGGGGGCGTGGCGATCATGACCACTACCGCGGGTGGTGTCTCGGGTCTGACAGGAGTGTTGTATGCGGGCGGCGGGGTACTCGCCGGTGTGATGGCGCTGCTGGTCTACCGCGACTGGCGGACGGCAAGCGACGTCGAACCCCCGGCGGTCGAGCGAACGCCCACACCGCCGACACCGGGGAACGCATTCGACCGGAGGCTCGCGCAGTTCGACGGCAGTGGAACCGGCTATCTCCCGGATCGCGCCAACATCCACGATCGGCTTCGGGAACTCGCGGCCAGAATCCTCGCCCGCCAACGGGGGACGACCCCGGAGGCTGCGATGGCCGCGATCGACGCCGGCGACTGGCCACGGGACGGGCCGACCTCGGCGTTCTTGCGAAACGCTGACGCGGAGATCGCCGAGGGGCTTTCCGGGCGCGTTCGTGGCGTCCTGCGCGAGGACCCTTCGGACTTCCAGCGCCTCGTGAGGCGGACAGTCGCCACGCTCGAAGGCGAATCCGAGCTCATCGAAGGGAAAGGCAAGGGACGTCTCGCCCTCGAAGAGGACCGAGACACCGAGGAGCGACACTCGACTGCCGATCTCGCGGTGGGGACGGTTGGCGGCCGTCAGCTGTACGACGTCGTCACCGCCGCGCGGTTTCGACCGCTGGTCCCGCTTGGCGTCGCGTTGGTCGGCCTCGGCCTGTTCGTCCAGGATTCCGGGGTCGTACTCGCCGGGGCAGTCCCGATCGGCGTCCTGGCGTTCGCCCGGTTCGTGACGCCACCGGACGCCACGCTGACCGTCGAGCGGACGCTCGACCCCCGCCATCCCGATCCCGGGGACGAGGTCACGGTGACGACGACGGTTCGCAACGACGGCGACCGGACGCTACCCGACCTCCGGGTCGTCGACGGCGTCCCGGAGGGCCTCTCAGTGACCGAGGGATCGCCCCGACGCGGGACGGCGCTTCGCCCCGGCGAGGCGACGACCGTCGAGTACACCGTCACTGCCCGCCGGGGAACCCACGAGTTCGATCCCGTCTACGCGATCGTCCGGGATTACGCGGGTCGGTCGGCGCGCACGCACCTCGTTGAGGCCGTCGAAGACGCCGACACGTCGCTTTCCTGTATTCCGGCGTTGCAGGCCACGCCCGTGAACGTCCCGCTGTTCGAACACGCAAGCGAGTCACTGGGGCGGATCCCCGCCGAGGGCGGTGAAGGTGTGGCGTTCTACGCGACCCGGGAGTATCGATCGGGCGACCCGACGAATCGCATCGACTGGAAACGCCTGGCGCGGTCGCCAAGCGAGGAACTCACGACGATCGAGTTCAGGGAAGAACAAGCCGCGTCGGTCGCAATCGCCATCGAGACCGCCGGATCGTCGTATACAGCCCCGAAACCGAACGAGCCGACCGCACTCGAACGGTCGATCGCCGCTGCCAGACGGGTGTGTGGGTCGTTGTTGGGGACCGGCGACCGGGTCGGCATCGCTGCACTCGGACCGACGCCGGTGTGGATCCCACCGGGGACGGGGTACGATCACCGCGAGCACGTCGAGCGTGCCCTGGCGACAGCGGACGCGTTCCCGGCGACGACGCCCGACAGCGATACCTTTAGCCCACGCTGGGTCCGGGAGTTCCACCGCCGGTTCCCCGAGGAGACCCAGGTCGTGCTGGTGTCGGCGCTCACCGACCCCACCTACCGCTTCGTGATCCACCGGCTGCGCGCGTACGGCCATCCGGTCACGGTGCTGAGTCCGGACGTGACGACGGGTGACACCGTCGGCGAGCGACTCGTCCGCCTCGAACGGCGCCACCGGATCGAGGCGTTACGGGAGGCCGGCGTCCGGGTCATCGACTGGGCGGACGGGGAGGAACTGGGCGTTGCACTCACGCGGGCCGGATCGAGGTGGTCGGCATGA
- a CDS encoding DUF502 domain-containing protein, with product MAGLFLVAPLVVTIVALRLLIGWLSGFVDPIVSTTALAQYTGNITLVAQVITFLTLIFVITSLGYLTQRSIGDWAFSWFDRAFGIVPVVRVIYTSVRQMTQALRNRENRYENVVLIEYPREGLFAIGFVTGESPASTQSATGKAYNVFVPHSPNITGGRLVLAPEDTIHEIDISVRRAIRLLMTTGIAEEQSDVDALASETNVDIPDVTDFESSTTTAAGDDT from the coding sequence GTGGCGGGGCTGTTTCTCGTCGCCCCGCTCGTGGTCACGATCGTCGCCCTCAGACTGCTGATCGGCTGGCTGTCGGGGTTCGTCGATCCGATCGTCTCGACGACTGCGCTGGCCCAGTACACGGGCAACATCACGCTCGTCGCCCAGGTCATCACGTTCCTGACACTGATATTCGTGATCACTTCCCTGGGGTATCTCACCCAGCGGTCGATCGGCGATTGGGCGTTCTCGTGGTTCGACCGGGCGTTCGGGATCGTCCCCGTCGTGCGGGTCATCTACACGAGCGTCCGCCAGATGACCCAGGCGCTGCGCAACCGGGAGAACCGCTACGAGAACGTCGTCCTGATCGAATATCCCCGTGAAGGGCTGTTCGCCATCGGGTTCGTCACCGGCGAGAGCCCGGCCTCGACCCAGTCAGCCACCGGGAAGGCCTACAACGTCTTCGTCCCGCACAGCCCGAACATCACCGGCGGCCGACTCGTGCTCGCGCCGGAAGACACCATCCACGAGATCGACATCAGCGTCCGCCGGGCCATCCGACTGCTGATGACGACCGGCATCGCCGAGGAACAGTCAGACGTCGACGCACTCGCCTCGGAGACGAACGTCGATATCCCCGACGTCACGGACTTCGAGAGCTCGACGACAACCGCTGCTGGCGACGATACATGA
- a CDS encoding alpha-1 4-glucan-protein synthase, translating into MTTQDICVVVPTIRNHEFLRAYAENAREHGFDLDRLFVVLVTEDFCDTAAMEAMLDEEGLDGAVFDGSGRQDWFEAQGISEYGHLIPDASHAQTSFGLLYLWAHERFEYGVFLDDDTAPHDDIDFFGTHLDNLAYEGDLTAVESDEQWVNVLQGAKDLYPRGYPYSAMDEERTVTTERVERVVASQGLWTNVPDLDAVRILMDGDLQGQAQTRTTRDDFGDDFVAGRGNYLTVCSMNLAFRREVVPAFYQFPMDDNPWDVGRFDDIWSGLLLKRAADVLGGRIYNGAPLCDHNKAPRSTFGDLANEVAGLELNEHVWKLVDRAGADADSYAEVARAVATELKTGADDEWENAEFLAYCGEYLDDWVDCLAELDADGRRETAVVAE; encoded by the coding sequence ATGACTACCCAAGATATCTGCGTCGTCGTCCCGACGATCAGAAACCACGAGTTCCTCCGGGCGTACGCCGAGAACGCCCGCGAGCACGGGTTCGATCTGGATCGACTCTTCGTCGTCCTCGTCACCGAGGACTTCTGTGATACCGCGGCGATGGAAGCGATGCTCGACGAGGAGGGCCTCGACGGGGCAGTCTTCGACGGAAGTGGCCGCCAAGACTGGTTCGAGGCACAGGGGATCAGCGAGTACGGGCACCTGATTCCCGACGCCAGTCACGCACAGACGTCCTTCGGCCTACTGTATCTTTGGGCGCACGAACGCTTCGAGTACGGCGTCTTCCTCGACGACGACACCGCCCCACACGACGATATCGACTTCTTCGGAACCCACCTCGACAACCTCGCCTACGAGGGCGACCTCACGGCCGTCGAATCCGACGAGCAGTGGGTGAACGTCCTCCAGGGGGCCAAGGACCTCTATCCGCGCGGGTATCCCTACAGCGCGATGGACGAAGAGCGGACGGTCACGACCGAGCGCGTCGAGCGCGTCGTCGCCTCTCAAGGCCTGTGGACCAACGTCCCGGACCTCGATGCGGTCCGGATCCTCATGGACGGCGACCTCCAGGGACAGGCCCAGACCCGCACGACACGGGACGATTTCGGGGACGACTTCGTCGCGGGACGTGGGAATTATCTCACCGTCTGCTCGATGAACCTGGCCTTTCGCCGGGAGGTCGTCCCGGCGTTCTACCAGTTCCCGATGGACGACAACCCCTGGGACGTCGGGCGCTTCGACGACATCTGGTCGGGCCTCCTCCTGAAGCGTGCTGCCGACGTCCTCGGCGGACGGATCTACAACGGCGCGCCGCTGTGTGACCACAACAAGGCACCGCGGTCGACCTTCGGCGACCTGGCCAACGAGGTGGCCGGCCTCGAACTCAACGAACACGTCTGGAAACTCGTCGACCGCGCCGGCGCGGACGCCGATTCCTACGCCGAGGTGGCCCGCGCCGTCGCCACGGAACTCAAGACCGGCGCGGACGACGAGTGGGAGAACGCCGAGTTCCTCGCGTACTGTGGTGAGTACCTCGACGACTGGGTGGACTGCCTGGCGGAACTCGATGCCGACGGGCGGCGGGAAACGGCGGTGGTCGCGGAATGA
- a CDS encoding extracellular solute-binding protein produces MTRRSTSRRRFLGAAGAAALGGLAGCANPFGGETTEGSGEELGVPSLSEFRGSGAIVDGRPAPGGTSIDELPDLSGSLNLYIGGGEGGIYKGFIGMLEDIYPEFSVLDSNSPSASLAQTIVEEVEAGATQADLFWSIDAASLGFVAENDAYEPLADEALEPVPADFRGADNAWVGVAGRARSVPYNTDVISESEIPEKVAQFPETEALRGTMGWAPTYGAFKAFVTAMRLQKGPETTRQWLEAMREAGTDRHRNEYLVTQAVADGDLTAGFANHYYAMRVKNQRPDAPLDLAFTNGDAGGLVNVAGVLQVKGTEKDDLITNFVRHLLSAEAQEFFATVSYAYPMIPGVEPVGGLPTVDELNPPDINLADLADLEPTLELMSEAGVSG; encoded by the coding sequence ATGACACGGAGATCGACGAGTCGGCGGCGGTTCCTGGGGGCGGCCGGCGCAGCTGCGCTGGGCGGGCTGGCGGGCTGTGCAAACCCCTTCGGGGGCGAGACGACGGAGGGGAGCGGCGAGGAACTGGGCGTGCCGTCGCTGTCGGAGTTCCGCGGATCGGGCGCGATCGTCGACGGGCGACCGGCCCCCGGCGGCACGTCGATCGACGAACTGCCGGATCTCTCGGGATCGTTGAATCTCTACATCGGCGGCGGCGAGGGCGGCATCTACAAGGGCTTTATCGGGATGTTAGAGGATATCTATCCGGAGTTCTCCGTCCTCGACAGCAATTCGCCCTCGGCATCGCTGGCCCAGACGATCGTCGAGGAGGTCGAAGCCGGGGCCACGCAGGCCGATCTCTTCTGGTCGATCGACGCCGCCTCGCTCGGCTTCGTGGCTGAAAACGACGCCTACGAGCCACTCGCTGACGAGGCACTCGAACCCGTTCCGGCGGACTTTCGGGGTGCTGACAACGCGTGGGTCGGCGTCGCCGGCCGCGCCCGGAGCGTCCCCTACAACACCGACGTGATCAGCGAGAGCGAGATCCCGGAGAAAGTCGCACAGTTCCCCGAGACCGAGGCCCTTCGGGGAACGATGGGGTGGGCACCGACCTACGGCGCGTTCAAGGCCTTCGTGACCGCGATGCGGCTCCAGAAGGGGCCCGAGACGACCCGCCAGTGGCTGGAAGCGATGCGGGAGGCCGGCACCGATCGCCATCGCAACGAGTACCTCGTCACCCAGGCGGTGGCCGACGGTGACCTGACCGCCGGGTTCGCCAACCATTACTACGCGATGCGGGTGAAAAACCAGCGCCCCGACGCCCCGCTGGATCTCGCGTTCACGAACGGCGACGCCGGGGGCCTGGTCAACGTCGCCGGGGTTCTCCAGGTCAAAGGAACGGAGAAAGACGACCTGATCACGAACTTCGTGCGACACCTGCTCTCGGCGGAGGCCCAGGAGTTCTTCGCCACCGTGAGTTACGCCTATCCGATGATTCCCGGCGTCGAACCGGTCGGCGGCCTACCGACCGTCGACGAGTTGAATCCCCCGGACATCAATCTGGCTGACCTGGCGGATCTCGAACCGACGCTGGAACTGATGTCCGAGGCCGGCGTCTCGGGATGA
- a CDS encoding iron ABC transporter permease, which produces MSTKGRLSRLRKRLPGESRFRRPSGLTLLAAAIAVALVVPLAWLFEEALNLGPRALALTVDPRTIEILLRSVALVTIVTAASVLVGVPIALLTARTDLPFARLFTVLAALPLAIPSYLGALAVLSAFGSGGILTGVLAPLGIEQLPLIDGFAGAAIVLTLYTYPYVLLTTRASLLSLDTSLIEAARTLDAGRLEAFRRVTLPQIAPGIAAGALLVALYTLADFGTPSFMGVEVFTQAIYARYNTMRPWAALLSIQLLGVTAVILYLESKVGADDEGAYQSRGTSGGAVIELGAWRYVAALFPLIVAALAIAVPVAVFGLLLFSDAGAYTAGGLAFSWTYGWNSLYLAGFAAGGSLLVALPVAVAAARGRSRLATLADRLSYVGYATPGIVLAFALVLFTLHGLPPSVTEAADDLLLILVFAYVVRFVPQAIGAIRTSTMQVDRRLIEAARTLGRTRTEAFRAVTLPLIAPGIATGAALVFLTTMKELPATLLLRPFWFDHTLVTYIWEVREAGLYGRAAVPALVLIVISALSMAVILSQEGSNT; this is translated from the coding sequence ATGAGCACGAAGGGTCGACTATCGCGCCTTCGCAAGCGCCTCCCGGGAGAGTCCCGCTTCCGACGCCCCTCGGGGCTGACGTTGCTCGCGGCCGCCATCGCCGTCGCGCTGGTCGTACCCTTAGCCTGGCTGTTCGAGGAGGCCCTGAACCTCGGCCCGCGCGCACTGGCGCTCACAGTCGATCCCCGAACGATCGAGATCCTCCTCCGCAGCGTCGCACTCGTCACCATCGTCACGGCGGCGAGCGTCCTCGTTGGGGTCCCCATTGCCCTGCTGACGGCCCGGACTGACCTCCCGTTCGCTCGGTTGTTCACCGTCCTCGCAGCCCTTCCCCTGGCGATCCCCAGCTATCTCGGGGCGCTTGCGGTCCTCTCGGCCTTTGGCTCGGGCGGCATCCTCACGGGCGTGCTCGCCCCACTCGGGATCGAACAGCTCCCCTTGATCGACGGGTTTGCCGGCGCGGCGATCGTCCTGACGCTTTACACCTACCCGTACGTCCTGTTGACGACGCGAGCGTCACTGCTGTCGCTTGATACCTCCCTCATCGAGGCCGCCAGGACGCTCGACGCCGGGCGACTCGAAGCGTTCCGGCGGGTGACGCTGCCACAGATCGCCCCCGGGATCGCCGCCGGCGCGCTGTTGGTCGCGCTGTACACCCTCGCGGACTTCGGGACACCCAGTTTCATGGGCGTCGAAGTGTTCACCCAGGCGATCTACGCGCGCTACAATACGATGCGCCCGTGGGCCGCCCTGCTGTCCATCCAGTTGCTCGGCGTGACGGCTGTGATCCTCTACCTCGAATCGAAGGTCGGAGCCGACGACGAGGGAGCCTATCAGAGCCGTGGAACCAGTGGCGGTGCCGTGATCGAACTCGGCGCGTGGCGATACGTCGCCGCGTTGTTCCCCCTCATCGTGGCTGCCCTCGCTATCGCGGTCCCGGTGGCCGTCTTCGGATTGTTGCTGTTCAGCGACGCGGGTGCCTATACGGCCGGCGGGCTGGCCTTTTCCTGGACGTACGGCTGGAACTCGCTGTATCTGGCCGGCTTCGCTGCCGGCGGGTCGCTGCTGGTCGCGCTGCCGGTGGCGGTCGCGGCCGCACGGGGTCGCTCCCGGCTGGCGACGCTGGCTGATCGTCTCTCGTACGTCGGCTACGCCACGCCGGGGATCGTGCTCGCATTCGCGCTGGTCCTGTTCACGCTGCATGGCCTGCCTCCGTCGGTGACGGAAGCCGCCGACGATCTGCTCCTGATTCTCGTCTTCGCGTACGTCGTCCGATTCGTTCCGCAGGCGATCGGTGCGATCCGGACCTCGACGATGCAGGTCGATCGCCGCCTCATCGAGGCCGCCCGGACGCTCGGACGTACCCGGACGGAGGCCTTCCGGGCAGTGACGCTCCCGCTGATCGCCCCCGGCATCGCGACCGGGGCGGCTCTGGTCTTCCTAACGACCATGAAGGAACTGCCGGCGACGCTACTCTTACGGCCGTTCTGGTTCGATCATACCCTAGTGACGTATATCTGGGAAGTGCGGGAAGCCGGCCTCTACGGTCGCGCGGCCGTGCCCGCGCTCGTCTTGATCGTCATCTCCGCGCTCTCGATGGCCGTCATCCTCAGCCAGGAGGGTTCGAACACGTGA
- a CDS encoding ABC transporter ATP-binding protein produces the protein MTASQPSTPVDAQPQTTGTAETAGENRTAVLELDGVTRTFGTETAVDELSLTVQDGELLTLLGPSGCGKTTTLRLLAGLDEPDAGAIRVAGDRVAGEGTFVKPENRDVGLVFQEFALFPHLTVGENVAFGIQQRPQDEIDERVADLLELVGLGDYENASPEDLSGGQRQRVALARSLAPEPDVLLLDEPFSNLDVGLREEMRREVRRIIKETGVTAVSVTHDQEEALSISDRVAVIDGGQIEQIGRPEVVFQQPESRFVAEFLGQAGFVSGTLAEGCVDTPLGCLDADRIEGLDTEYEGADVDVLVRPDDIRAVPADPAGTNGRIVDRQYTGPSFVYTVELDSGAILHCEHNHAEELGMDKRVRVRLATDHPLAWFPAE, from the coding sequence GTGACTGCATCACAACCATCAACACCAGTCGACGCACAGCCCCAGACGACCGGCACAGCCGAAACAGCCGGCGAAAACCGCACGGCAGTCCTCGAACTCGACGGCGTCACCCGGACGTTCGGCACGGAAACTGCCGTCGACGAGCTGAGCCTGACGGTTCAAGACGGCGAACTGCTCACGCTGTTGGGGCCGTCGGGCTGTGGGAAAACGACGACCCTCCGGTTGCTCGCGGGACTCGACGAACCCGACGCCGGCGCGATCCGGGTCGCCGGGGATCGCGTCGCGGGCGAAGGCACGTTCGTCAAGCCCGAAAACCGCGACGTGGGCCTGGTCTTCCAGGAGTTCGCGCTGTTTCCCCACCTCACCGTGGGCGAGAACGTCGCCTTCGGCATTCAACAGCGACCGCAGGACGAGATCGACGAGCGGGTGGCCGACCTGCTCGAACTCGTCGGCCTCGGGGACTACGAGAACGCCAGCCCGGAGGACCTCTCGGGCGGCCAGCGCCAGCGGGTCGCACTCGCGCGCTCGCTCGCCCCCGAACCCGACGTGCTCCTGCTCGACGAACCCTTCTCGAACCTCGACGTCGGCCTGCGCGAGGAGATGCGCCGGGAGGTCCGCCGGATCATCAAGGAGACCGGCGTCACCGCCGTCTCCGTCACCCACGACCAGGAGGAGGCGCTCTCGATCAGCGACCGCGTGGCCGTCATCGACGGCGGGCAAATCGAGCAGATCGGCCGCCCGGAGGTCGTCTTCCAGCAACCAGAATCGCGCTTCGTCGCCGAGTTCCTCGGCCAGGCCGGGTTCGTCTCCGGGACCCTTGCCGAGGGCTGTGTCGACACGCCGCTGGGCTGTCTCGACGCCGACCGGATCGAGGGCCTCGACACCGAATACGAGGGAGCCGATGTTGACGTGCTCGTTCGACCCGACGACATCCGGGCCGTGCCGGCCGATCCGGCGGGCACCAACGGTCGGATCGTCGATCGGCAGTACACCGGCCCCTCGTTCGTCTACACCGTCGAACTCGACTCCGGGGCCATCCTGCACTGTGAGCACAACCACGCCGAGGAACTCGGGATGGACAAGCGCGTCCGGGTCCGCCTGGCGACCGACCACCCCCTGGCCTGGTTTCCCGCCGAGTGA